A DNA window from Thermosynechococcaceae cyanobacterium Okahandja contains the following coding sequences:
- a CDS encoding MFS transporter, with the protein MGIRYLRSPLFVVLFTIVIDRLGESLIFPILPFLVERFNFDALTLTLLFSSFAGAQFIAAPLLGALSDHWGRRPVLLVCIAGTALSYFLFAAATAPWLLFVSRIIDGITGGVVSTAQAYIADTSAPADRAKNFGLTGAAFGIGFIFGPAIGGSLAAVNLKLPILFAGTLALINLVMAYFILPESLPAAQRSPLSLKSFGLQQQWLGLFKTRSLQALMVSFFVFNFAFAGFTSIFVLFLKRQFGWGPAEAGIVFVIIGVVSTVVQAGLIRSLIPRFGENRLSVAGMALVGTALLGIAAIPATGFWSGTSIYLCVVGLAFGVGIMLPSLRGVISNQVRDEDQGKIIGASQSLQSIAGIAGPAWAGWAFDRWGGQAPAFQSGLIMGVAFLFLVVGLRKPTYRPTA; encoded by the coding sequence ATGGGGATACGCTACCTACGCTCACCATTATTTGTTGTTTTATTCACGATTGTTATAGACCGACTGGGTGAGAGTTTAATTTTCCCCATCCTGCCCTTTTTAGTGGAGCGGTTTAACTTTGATGCCCTCACCCTCACCCTACTATTTTCCTCCTTTGCCGGTGCCCAGTTTATTGCCGCGCCACTGCTAGGTGCCCTTTCCGATCACTGGGGGCGGCGACCTGTATTGCTGGTGTGCATTGCTGGAACGGCGCTGTCCTACTTTTTATTTGCGGCGGCCACAGCCCCGTGGCTCCTCTTTGTGTCGCGGATTATTGACGGGATTACGGGGGGGGTGGTCTCAACGGCGCAAGCCTATATTGCCGATACCTCGGCGCCGGCGGATCGCGCTAAAAATTTTGGCTTGACGGGGGCGGCCTTTGGCATTGGCTTTATTTTTGGTCCTGCCATCGGCGGCAGTTTGGCCGCGGTGAACCTAAAGCTGCCGATTCTCTTTGCCGGGACGCTGGCACTGATCAATCTGGTCATGGCCTATTTCATTTTGCCGGAGTCGTTGCCCGCCGCCCAGCGATCGCCCCTGAGTTTGAAGAGTTTTGGTTTACAGCAGCAGTGGTTGGGACTATTTAAGACCCGCTCGCTTCAGGCATTGATGGTCTCCTTCTTTGTCTTTAATTTTGCCTTTGCTGGCTTTACCAGTATCTTTGTCCTGTTTTTGAAACGGCAGTTTGGTTGGGGGCCGGCTGAAGCGGGTATTGTCTTTGTCATCATTGGTGTGGTGAGCACCGTGGTGCAAGCGGGTCTCATTCGCTCGCTGATTCCTCGCTTTGGCGAAAACCGCTTGAGTGTGGCGGGCATGGCGCTAGTTGGCACCGCCCTGCTGGGGATTGCCGCCATTCCGGCAACTGGCTTTTGGAGTGGCACCTCCATTTATCTGTGCGTGGTTGGCCTTGCCTTTGGGGTGGGCATTATGCTGCCCTCGCTGCGGGGGGTCATCTCCAACCAAGTACGGGATGAAGATCAAGGCAAAATTATTGGCGCAAGTCAATCCCTCCAAAGTATTGCTGGCATTGCCGGACCGGCTTGGGCGGGTTGGGCATTTGATCGCTGGGGGGGGCAAGCACCTGCCTTTCAAAGTGGTCTGATTATGGGCGTGGCTTTTCTGTTTTTAGTTGTTGGCTTGCGTAAGCCCACCTATCGCCCGACGGCCTAG
- a CDS encoding phosphodiester glycosidase family protein, translated as MLLSRNGDPWWQGAVLTTVTLAMLLAPTRLQAQTLQGDRLNLNGREYPVAWSQWINEENQPRIGISDGALANRLGVLLGDTTDPWQQPVAWFQEQFSPLAVRFSANGMYRYLDITPLIQQHQWQVQPQGTTLRMTTPPSRILGWRQGRQPWGDRWVFELDRPTPWQINRLTFSRTGTTPRSLSLTIEASGQLATIPGVKITAAANRTVLETEIGGTARPIASMLLNPPRLVVDFRNDAPPPRTIQWAPGLRWQEQTVTLGTRQFPVSLLVMTPQTAGVRLRPLWITPASVVGLATVPELAQRWQAAAAINAGFFNRDRQAPLGALRSEGNWISGPILNRGAIAWDDNGQIIVGRLSLQQTVTTPTGTLPIVSFNSGYVQAGLALYTPAWGSSYTPKTGNEAVITVRNQQVISQRPASSNQPQAVPIPQDGYLLVARNFNSALANFPVGATLQINTRAVPASFEAFANIVGAGPLLVEQGRVVLNAAFEQFGAGLDAQAAPRSAMGNHRDGSILLVTTHNRIGGPGPTLAEWAQIVQQLGLVNAVNLDGGSSSALYLGGVLVDRHSVTTTRVNNAIGVFWQPSP; from the coding sequence TTGCTATTGTCTCGGAACGGTGACCCATGGTGGCAGGGAGCAGTGCTGACGACCGTTACGCTGGCAATGCTGCTCGCCCCCACTCGGTTGCAAGCGCAAACTCTCCAAGGCGATCGCCTCAACTTAAATGGGCGTGAGTATCCGGTGGCCTGGAGCCAGTGGATTAATGAGGAAAACCAGCCAAGAATCGGCATTAGCGATGGTGCTTTGGCCAATCGCTTAGGGGTACTGCTCGGCGATACGACAGACCCATGGCAGCAGCCCGTGGCATGGTTTCAAGAGCAATTTAGCCCTTTGGCGGTTCGTTTTAGTGCCAATGGCATGTACCGCTACCTAGACATTACCCCCCTCATCCAACAGCACCAGTGGCAGGTGCAACCCCAAGGTACCACTCTGCGGATGACGACCCCCCCAAGCCGCATCCTTGGCTGGCGGCAGGGACGGCAACCCTGGGGCGATCGCTGGGTGTTTGAACTGGATCGGCCAACCCCATGGCAAATTAACCGCCTCACCTTTAGTCGCACGGGTACCACCCCCCGCAGCCTCAGCCTGACGATTGAAGCCAGCGGCCAGTTGGCCACAATTCCGGGGGTGAAAATTACGGCAGCGGCAAACCGCACCGTGCTAGAAACCGAAATTGGCGGCACGGCTCGCCCTATCGCCTCCATGCTGTTGAACCCACCCCGCTTGGTGGTGGACTTTCGCAATGATGCGCCGCCGCCGCGCACGATTCAATGGGCACCGGGTCTGCGCTGGCAGGAGCAAACCGTTACCTTAGGGACGCGCCAGTTTCCCGTCAGCCTGTTGGTGATGACGCCCCAGACTGCTGGGGTGCGCCTGCGCCCCCTTTGGATCACCCCCGCCAGTGTTGTGGGGTTGGCCACGGTACCGGAATTGGCTCAGCGCTGGCAAGCCGCCGCCGCCATTAATGCCGGATTCTTTAACCGCGATCGCCAAGCACCGTTAGGGGCACTGCGGAGTGAGGGCAACTGGATTTCGGGGCCGATTCTGAATCGCGGGGCGATCGCCTGGGACGACAATGGCCAGATCATCGTTGGTCGCCTCAGTCTGCAACAAACCGTTACCACCCCCACCGGCACCCTGCCGATTGTCAGTTTTAACTCTGGCTACGTCCAAGCAGGTCTTGCCCTTTACACCCCCGCATGGGGTTCAAGCTACACCCCCAAAACCGGTAATGAAGCAGTCATTACAGTTCGCAACCAACAGGTCATTAGTCAGCGCCCGGCCAGTAGCAACCAGCCCCAAGCGGTGCCCATTCCCCAAGATGGCTACCTACTGGTGGCGCGCAACTTTAACTCTGCCCTCGCTAACTTTCCGGTGGGGGCAACGCTACAAATCAATACCCGTGCCGTGCCCGCTAGCTTTGAAGCCTTTGCCAATATTGTCGGGGCTGGCCCGCTGTTGGTGGAGCAGGGACGGGTAGTGCTGAATGCGGCGTTCGAGCAATTTGGCGCTGGTCTCGATGCCCAAGCCGCTCCCCGCAGTGCCATGGGCAATCACCGTGACGGCAGTATTCTCCTAGTAACAACCCACAACCGCATCGGTGGCCCTGGCCCCACCCTTGCCGAATGGGCGCAAATTGTACAGCAGCTTGGCTTGGTCAATGCCGTAAATCTTGATGGCGGTAGCTCCAGCGCCCTTTACTTAGGGGGGGTACTCGTAGATCGCCATTCGGTGACCACCACCCGAGTCAATAATGCCATTGGCGTGTTTTGGCAGCCAAGCCCATAG
- a CDS encoding nucleotidyltransferase domain-containing protein: MGDSTDLTLLRSILEQHFAEVSVQVYLFGSAARGTLRRGSDLDIGVLPTAPLPLGLLADLRERLETSNLLYRVDVVDLSQTPSEFVARVMTEGVRWIG; encoded by the coding sequence ATGGGCGACTCCACCGATTTAACACTGCTGCGGAGTATCTTGGAACAGCATTTTGCCGAGGTTTCGGTACAGGTTTATCTTTTTGGTTCAGCGGCCCGCGGTACCCTGCGGCGCGGTTCAGATCTAGACATAGGGGTGTTACCCACTGCGCCATTGCCCTTGGGGCTGCTAGCGGATCTGCGGGAGCGATTAGAAACCTCTAATTTGCTCTATCGAGTGGATGTTGTTGACCTGTCCCAAACACCATCAGAGTTTGTGGCACGGGTCATGACAGAGGGAGTGCGGTGGATCGGCTAA
- a CDS encoding HI0074 family nucleotidyltransferase substrate-binding subunit codes for MARQALATLRELPLSQSEDKIIRDAAIQRFEYTLEAVWKAAQLYLRQQEGLDLNSPKGVVRGCFQVGLLTAEQARWALQMVDDRNLTAHTYNESVANAIFSRLAQHASLMNYWLEAMARGASMGNS; via the coding sequence GTGGCCAGACAGGCTCTTGCCACCCTGAGGGAGCTACCCTTGAGCCAGAGCGAGGACAAAATTATTCGTGATGCTGCTATTCAGCGCTTTGAGTACACATTGGAGGCAGTGTGGAAAGCAGCGCAACTTTATCTGCGGCAGCAAGAGGGACTCGATTTGAACTCTCCCAAAGGTGTTGTGCGTGGCTGCTTCCAAGTGGGGCTATTGACCGCAGAGCAGGCTCGTTGGGCATTGCAAATGGTGGATGACCGTAACCTCACGGCTCACACGTATAATGAGAGCGTAGCTAATGCGATTTTCTCGCGGTTGGCACAGCACGCAAGCCTCATGAATTACTGGTTAGAGGCAATGGCACGAGGAGCTAGCATGGGCAACAGTTGA
- a CDS encoding divalent-cation tolerance protein CutA: MASLYPYCVVIVTTATEAEATALAQKLLQARLAACVQIYPIQSLYRWQGEIHQDQEWQLLIKTQQALFPQVRDRLQEWHSYDVPEIIALPIVAGAAAYLDWLAAETQEPPSD, encoded by the coding sequence ATGGCGAGCCTCTATCCCTACTGTGTTGTCATTGTTACCACCGCCACAGAGGCGGAAGCAACCGCTTTAGCCCAAAAACTTCTGCAGGCTCGGCTAGCGGCCTGTGTGCAAATTTACCCTATTCAGTCGCTGTACCGCTGGCAGGGGGAGATCCATCAGGATCAGGAGTGGCAATTGCTCATTAAAACCCAGCAAGCATTATTTCCGCAGGTGCGCGATCGCCTTCAGGAGTGGCACTCCTACGACGTTCCTGAAATTATTGCCCTACCCATTGTGGCGGGGGCAGCGGCCTATCTAGATTGGCTGGCGGCGGAAACACAGGAACCGCCTAGCGATTAA
- a CDS encoding FtsX-like permease family protein produces MVSLARKNLLEDFSRFLVAQLGITFAVSLVTIQTGLLEGFGRSATLLINQSQADFWIASSELRYFGLTLPIEYQAVIDAQAVEGVAVAEPLLMQSAIWRRSETANIDPVQIIGLEPPGSLLPLQTVAGASVAELEDPYTVLVDQIDLNALSITALEDTGQINNYPAVVKGWTRGVKSIVSSPYVFTSLETANLYLYFPRFDENEPPPTFLPLIEPSSRITYVMVKAAPDTDLADLQQRLKAALPDYQVLSTAELTLLTRRYWLASTSVGFILGLGAGVGMIVGVVIVSQILYSSVSDRLQEYGTLKAMGASDWYLYRIIIEQALWMAVLGYLPGLGLCWGLGMWTMQARAIQIIITPQLAFAVFSTTVVMCVSASLLAVQKVMRLDPAHVFRA; encoded by the coding sequence ATGGTGTCTCTTGCCCGTAAAAACCTGTTAGAGGACTTTAGCCGCTTTTTGGTGGCCCAACTGGGCATTACCTTTGCGGTTAGCTTGGTAACGATTCAAACGGGCTTACTGGAGGGGTTTGGCCGCTCGGCAACGCTGCTGATTAACCAAAGCCAAGCGGACTTTTGGATTGCCTCCAGTGAGCTACGTTACTTTGGCTTAACCCTGCCCATTGAGTATCAGGCGGTTATTGATGCTCAAGCGGTAGAAGGAGTCGCTGTGGCAGAACCACTGCTGATGCAGTCGGCAATTTGGCGGCGCTCTGAAACCGCCAACATTGATCCGGTACAGATTATTGGTCTTGAGCCTCCAGGCTCGTTGCTACCGCTGCAAACAGTGGCGGGCGCTTCGGTCGCGGAACTCGAAGACCCCTACACGGTACTGGTGGATCAAATTGACCTTAATGCCTTATCTATTACTGCGCTAGAAGACACAGGCCAGATCAATAATTATCCGGCGGTGGTGAAAGGTTGGACGCGGGGAGTGAAGTCGATTGTGTCGAGTCCCTACGTGTTTACCTCCCTGGAAACTGCCAACCTGTACCTGTACTTTCCGCGGTTTGATGAAAATGAACCGCCGCCTACTTTTTTGCCCCTCATTGAACCCAGCAGCCGCATTACCTACGTGATGGTGAAAGCGGCTCCCGACACTGATTTGGCGGATCTACAGCAGCGCCTCAAAGCTGCTTTGCCGGATTACCAAGTCCTGAGTACGGCGGAGTTGACGCTGCTCACCCGCCGCTATTGGCTGGCCAGCACCAGTGTCGGCTTTATTTTGGGGCTAGGGGCAGGGGTGGGTATGATCGTTGGTGTGGTGATTGTGAGCCAGATTTTGTACTCCTCTGTGAGCGATCGCCTCCAGGAGTACGGTACCCTCAAGGCCATGGGGGCCTCCGACTGGTATCTCTACCGCATTATTATTGAGCAGGCACTGTGGATGGCAGTGCTAGGGTATTTGCCGGGCTTAGGCCTGTGTTGGGGGCTGGGGATGTGGACCATGCAGGCGCGGGCAATTCAAATTATTATTACGCCGCAGCTTGCCTTCGCCGTGTTTAGTACTACGGTGGTGATGTGTGTCAGTGCATCGCTGTTAGCGGTTCAGAAAGTGATGCGTCTTGACCCCGCCCACGTGTTTCGAGCGTAA
- a CDS encoding dienelactone hydrolase family protein, translated as MAALEYRCAPDPPIAADRYLLLLHGWGANAADLLPLGSFLAPTAQTYAAEAPFPHPYVSGGRMWYDLSQHDSLGGSLLLDEGATDLAASEAALRQWFADLPIDLSRTVLAGFSQGGALTLALGLQFPFAGLMVFSGYLVRPPTPRSPAPPVLMIHGTADPVVPLGAAEASYRHLQQANIPVTFHALPMGHEINSAALALGQDFMTRLLG; from the coding sequence ATGGCGGCCCTAGAGTACCGCTGTGCGCCGGATCCGCCCATCGCCGCCGATCGCTACCTATTACTGCTCCACGGCTGGGGGGCTAATGCGGCGGATCTATTGCCCTTGGGGTCGTTTCTTGCCCCCACGGCACAAACCTATGCGGCGGAAGCGCCCTTTCCCCATCCCTACGTGAGTGGCGGTCGGATGTGGTATGACCTGAGTCAGCACGATAGTCTTGGGGGGTCGCTGCTGCTGGATGAGGGGGCAACGGATTTAGCGGCCAGTGAAGCGGCGCTGCGGCAGTGGTTTGCTGACTTGCCCATTGACTTGAGTCGAACCGTTTTGGCGGGGTTTTCCCAAGGGGGTGCCCTCACCCTAGCGCTGGGGTTACAGTTCCCCTTTGCGGGCTTAATGGTCTTTAGTGGCTATCTGGTGCGCCCACCCACGCCGCGATCGCCTGCGCCGCCGGTGCTGATGATCCATGGCACGGCGGATCCCGTGGTGCCCTTAGGAGCGGCTGAAGCCAGCTACCGCCACCTCCAGCAGGCAAATATTCCCGTGACGTTCCATGCGCTCCCCATGGGGCACGAAATTAATTCAGCGGCCCTTGCCCTTGGCCAAGACTTTATGACTCGCCTCCTAGGTTGA
- a CDS encoding LysR substrate-binding domain-containing protein yields MKQATLHQLKVFEVTARHGSFTRAAEELFLTQPTVSIQMKQLTRAVGMPLFEQVGKRLYLTEAGKELLATCQDIFERLERFEMAVANLKGLKQGHLRLCVITTAKYVIPRLLGPFCQRYPGIDVALTVTNHEQVVERIRANMDDLYIPSYPPDNVDVECHPFLDNPLVVVAPSQHPLSQRQRIPIQALEGEPFIMREQGSGTRQAVEKLFAQHGVSINIRLELGSNESIKQAIAGGLGISVLSHHCLALDRESGQLTILDVAHFPIQRHWHIVYPAGKQLSVVAQAFFDYVSTEGREMIESSLSYPPLPTKELNPV; encoded by the coding sequence TTGAAACAGGCAACCCTACATCAGCTTAAAGTGTTTGAGGTCACTGCTCGCCACGGAAGTTTTACCCGCGCTGCGGAAGAACTGTTTCTGACCCAGCCAACGGTTTCAATTCAGATGAAGCAGTTGACCCGAGCCGTCGGTATGCCCTTATTTGAGCAAGTGGGCAAACGCCTTTACCTGACGGAAGCTGGCAAGGAACTGTTGGCTACCTGCCAAGACATTTTTGAGCGCCTAGAGCGCTTTGAGATGGCGGTGGCTAACCTCAAGGGGCTGAAGCAGGGGCACCTGCGTCTCTGTGTGATTACGACCGCTAAATACGTCATCCCCCGCTTACTCGGGCCGTTTTGTCAGCGCTACCCGGGGATTGACGTTGCCCTGACGGTAACCAACCACGAGCAGGTGGTGGAGCGCATTCGCGCCAACATGGACGATCTCTATATTCCGAGCTACCCTCCCGATAACGTGGATGTGGAGTGTCATCCCTTTTTGGATAATCCGCTGGTGGTAGTGGCTCCGAGCCAGCATCCCCTGAGTCAACGGCAGCGGATCCCGATTCAAGCGCTGGAAGGGGAGCCGTTTATTATGCGGGAGCAGGGTTCGGGCACGCGGCAGGCGGTCGAAAAACTCTTTGCCCAGCATGGGGTGTCCATTAATATCCGCCTTGAACTGGGGAGTAACGAGTCCATTAAGCAGGCGATCGCCGGTGGGCTAGGGATTTCGGTACTATCACACCACTGCCTTGCCCTTGATCGCGAATCGGGTCAACTGACCATTTTGGATGTGGCGCACTTTCCCATTCAACGCCACTGGCACATTGTCTATCCAGCGGGGAAACAGCTTTCGGTTGTGGCTCAAGCCTTTTTTGATTACGTTTCTACTGAGGGGCGGGAGATGATTGAGTCCAGTTTGAGCTATCCGCCCCTGCCCACCAAGGAACTCAATCCGGTCTAG
- a CDS encoding pentapeptide repeat-containing protein — protein MIIKSTATVPRRWLQDCLRAGRHEWNLWRQSYPQLSVDLSEVNLSGLDLRGYDLQGCKFSHSVLRGVNLRQASLCYANFYGADLEAANLEEANCTGALFYRAVANGSTCQRATLRLANLQQAQFEQADLTWATLEQADGREANFRAADLSFVQATAANLSGGGLVAASLNEATLRFAQLCHGSLEEVHAYRCNFQGANLAYAGLTRGYFARALFVNANLSYAVCCWANFRHANLQDSCCHQTNFRHSVYVA, from the coding sequence ATGATCATCAAGTCAACAGCGACGGTACCACGACGGTGGCTCCAAGATTGCTTGCGGGCCGGTCGCCACGAGTGGAATCTATGGCGGCAGTCCTATCCTCAGCTTAGCGTTGATCTGAGTGAAGTGAATCTGAGCGGGTTGGATTTGCGCGGCTATGACTTGCAGGGCTGCAAATTTAGCCATAGTGTGTTGCGGGGGGTTAACTTGCGGCAGGCCAGCCTCTGCTATGCCAATTTCTATGGCGCAGACCTCGAGGCCGCCAACCTTGAGGAGGCCAATTGTACGGGGGCGTTGTTTTACCGTGCGGTGGCCAACGGTAGCACCTGCCAGCGGGCCACCCTGCGGCTCGCCAATCTGCAGCAGGCACAGTTTGAGCAGGCCGACCTTACTTGGGCCACTCTTGAGCAAGCGGATGGACGGGAGGCCAATTTTCGGGCAGCGGATCTTAGCTTTGTGCAAGCTACCGCAGCAAATTTAAGCGGCGGGGGACTGGTGGCCGCTAGCCTCAATGAAGCCACGTTGCGGTTTGCCCAACTCTGCCATGGTTCCCTTGAAGAGGTGCACGCCTACCGCTGCAATTTTCAGGGGGCTAACCTTGCCTACGCGGGACTAACCCGCGGCTACTTTGCCAGAGCCTTATTTGTGAATGCCAACCTGAGCTACGCGGTGTGTTGCTGGGCCAACTTTCGCCATGCGAACCTGCAGGACAGTTGCTGCCACCAGACAAATTTTCGGCACAGTGTTTATGTTGCTTAA